One Alnus glutinosa chromosome 13, dhAlnGlut1.1, whole genome shotgun sequence genomic window, CCTCATAGGCCAACGGTGGTTCTAAGGCCACCCCCTACTCTAGGGTGGCCCGCGAGCCATCCAGATGGGGCTGTGGGTAGTGTGTGGCTAACCCCATGCGCCAAAGGTGCTTGGCGCCAACTttgagccacccctttttttttcttttttccttctttttttttttataaaaaataataataataataataatgttaaaggtattatatgtaaattttgtttgtaaagttaggatatttgtgtcatttcaaGTCTTTTAACGAGGTTGTCTAACGGAAGGAggattttgataagtaaatggtCGTTCAATGCGGTCAGGTGGTGAAAGTGTCAATTCATGTGAGCATGTTAACGTATGCTAGTAGTTCATGAGGAAAAATGGTAATTACCCATTTTACTTATTTTCTAGTTTTGCATGTAGATTTGATCTATTTTTCAGATATCTTTTCATAGTTGTAATGAttcatttgtttattctttAATTAGTTCTCTTTTATTATAGACGCAACACTTTGACAAGTTACTTCAATTTGTAACATTCaccatttataatttatttgcataaattaatAGTAGAATGGCTCTATGCACTCCAATGTTGCATACTTACCACTTCTTTTAAACtaataatttctttcaaaatacTATTTAACTAGAGGCtttgatataatatatatgctgTCAATATATATTGGATCataccttttcttttattttttattttttaatttctttgagcATGGATGATGATAGTACCTCTTCAcatattcttttaccttagtcGTCTAATATAGTGAACCTTTAACCAAGAGTCACATATTAATCGTGTAAAATATTCTTGTAAAATCTTATGCACCTAGCCAAAGACATTATTTTACTAGAATATTTCCATATTTCCAAAAGCTATAATTCTTAAAAACCTCTTTTTGAATAAGAGGTTTGCTTTTTCAAGAGCCTCAagctatttaatttttataacatttcaATTATTGAATCTCTATAAATAGCTTTTATACTGATATCCAATTAAGAGGATTTTTAAAGCGTGAGAAATATGATGTCTAGCAAAAGTATGATAAAACTTATGTTGGTGATCATTATGGAGTTCATTATTCTTATGATACTCGAAGTCCATGCTAATgaccctatctctctctctcccactccCACTGCACTACCAACCAGCCTTCATCTCTTCGAACTTGATAATGGGGATATAAGTTATTTCGATCGTTGCATTGAAAGCACACTTAAAAAGTGTGGAGTAAACCAAGCGTTTTTTATTGCTAAAAATCTTCTTGAATGCCTTTTTGAGGACCCTATGCATCCTAAAGATTATCCCATTAGCCTCGGTGGTGTTATAATAGAGTGCTTCCGTTATTGTCATTTAACATGGAGACATATTGGCTTTCGTAGTGCAGAGTGTATAGTAAACTGctataaagagaaaatgaagaggAATGAAATAACTGTATCTATAATAAATGCTCCGAGTTTGAAAAGAGGTTCCCAACTACTTCTCTAGCTTTCTCTTCCTGGATATGAATATACACACTTATGCTTTCTTATTGTTATTTGACATGGAGACATATTGGCTTCTGTAATGCAGAGTGTATAGTAGACTGctataaagagaaaatgaagaggCATGAAATAACTGTATCTGTAATAAATGCTCCGAGTTTCAAAAGAGGTTCCCAACTCTACTTCTCTAGCTTTCTCTTCCTGGATATGAAAACACACACTTATGCTTTCGTTGTTGTTATTTGACATGGAGACATATTGGCTTCCGTAATGCAGAGTGTATAGTAGACTGctataaagagaaaatgaagaggCATGAAATAACTGTATCTACAATAAATGCTCCGAGTTCGAAAAGAGGTTCCCAACTCGATCTACTTCTCTTCCTGGATATGATTACTCACACTTATAAACAAGATATTGTTCCACAATATATGCTCTCATATATTGTAAACGGacactttaaaatttttatacatTTCTAGGATAACAATAGAAGGTTCAttatcgtttttttttcttaagaaaattatatttaatttccttaaagtgacactttttttttttttaataaaaaagactTGATGATCATTTATGCTACTTTATGCTACTTAGCTCATCGAAACTACTGTTTCATTGAATTTACATACTAAGTTagatttttgtattaaaatggatgaaaagttgtacatgtgattctcactggaaattttttcacttaataccaaaattatttttctatcatGCACCTttacctttcttcttcttttttatttttttgacaatagGAAAATTTGAGCATTTTCAGCTTAAAATTTTGCACATGCCCATCTTGTGCTAAGGTTTCTATCCATTTTAATGCTTACAATCTAAAGCAGTgtacaaatagaaaaatattgtagttttgaaTGGATCAAATGTCggaaattgaattttaaatgtctTTCCAAAAGAGATGTCAGTTTCGGAGGGTTAAgcataatttttcctttttacttttattctccACCACATGACGACTTGTTGCTCATTTctcatattatttaatttatatacaCCAAGCTTGTCTCACTTCTTGAATTTGTATTGGTGGTTTCAGGGTAACTAAGATGGCATTGTAACTTGGTGAGCAAGATATTGAACAATTGGATTGTATGAATAACAATTCTTGGTTTTCTTGCTCGTTTTATTTATGTCTCCATTGagttagaaaaataaagatgtagaaattattttacttgattTTGAGTTTGAATAATGGTTGTGGGAATGAATGACCCCAAGATTGTGTAATGTTTGAGTTGTTTATGTTATTAGACTATATGAGGGTGGATTGGGACTATAGTCCATTTGAATCGGACTTGACTCGATTAGACTCGCATTAAATGCTAGTCATGATTATTTCGGTTGACCAAGCCATGTGGCAAATAGGCCATGCAAGACACGTGGCACCAAATGAATGGGCCAGAACAAAAGAGGCTTGGTCGACTAAGATCATACCTTGGTTCGACCAAGCACTatagcaaataaaaaaattataaatagagGTATAACGTTATTCTATCTTGCTTTCCATTCGATATTTATGTTATCACTCCGTTGTAATGTACGTCCAGGTagttgtatatatgtatatataacttAATGACAAGGGATGGTTACATCATTATGTTGAAGATGTTTAGATGCCTAATTAATAAGTTCATCGATCTCTAATTTTGTTGTGTTGTTTGGACAGTAACgcctttaactttttttttgtatcGTTTGAACGGTACACGACGCTAAATTTTTAGGGTCGTCTTAACACTAATTAGCATTGTTAAGCATaagcaggggcggagctaccAAGGGCAAGCCCCAAggttttcctaaaaaataattaacattttactcttaaattttttttttagttttgccccccttaaattattttttttctatttggcCCCCCAAATTTCAAATGCTGGCTCCGCCCCTCATAAGAAacactaacaaaaacatcactaaaatgtgttttttcttttttctttttttctttttttttagtgatccctcataattaaagtatatggaatttaaggaaaatgatcAACTTCAGTTAGTTTATACATTTGACCTcaaactcttatttttattataatattaataaccATCCATAAATTCTAACAATGTTTTGCTAGA contains:
- the LOC133854936 gene encoding uncharacterized protein LOC133854936 isoform X2, with the translated sequence MMSSKSMIKLMLVIIMEFIILMILEVHANDPISLSPTPTALPTSLHLFELDNGDISYFDRCIESTLKKCGVNQAFFIAKNLLECLFEDPMHPKDYPISLGGVIIECFRYCHLTWRHIGFRSAECIVNCYKEKMKRNEITVSIINAPSLKRECIVDCYKEKMKRHEITVSTINAPSSKRG
- the LOC133854936 gene encoding uncharacterized protein LOC133854936 isoform X1, which codes for MMSSKSMIKLMLVIIMEFIILMILEVHANDPISLSPTPTALPTSLHLFELDNGDISYFDRCIESTLKKCGVNQAFFIAKNLLECLFEDPMHPKDYPISLGGVIIECFRYCHLTWRHIGFRSAECIVNCYKEKMKRNEITVSIINAPSLKRECIVDCYKEKMKRHEITVSVINAPSFKRECIVDCYKEKMKRHEITVSTINAPSSKRG